The following are encoded in a window of Pseudoalteromonas sp. MM1 genomic DNA:
- a CDS encoding beta-ketoacyl-ACP synthase: protein MKRVVVTGMSVITALGDDWDEFKSALINGENAVVTMNEWEKADGLNTRLAAPITHFEKPSHYKRKQIRSMGRVALMSTRATERALEQADLLDHKSLTDGSTGVAYGSSTGSTPPLLAFANMMESGSMSGVTATSYIQMMAHTAPVNVGVFFGIKGRVITTSSACTSGSQGIGYAYEAIKFGRQKVMVAGGAEELCITEAAVFDTLYATSIKNDTPKNTPRPFDKSRDGLVIGEGAGTLILEEYEHAKARGANILAEVVGFGCNSDGQHVTQPSSDTMQIAIEMALQDANLAADKIGYVNAHGTSTDRGDIAESHATFNALGAKPISSLKSYLGHTLGACGAIEAWASINMMRDNWFAPTINLTEVDADCAELDYIQSQGREINTDYVMSNNFAFGGINTSLIFKRYKSA, encoded by the coding sequence ATGAAACGTGTTGTAGTTACAGGGATGTCGGTTATAACCGCATTAGGTGATGATTGGGATGAATTTAAAAGCGCATTGATTAATGGTGAAAATGCCGTTGTTACTATGAATGAGTGGGAGAAAGCTGATGGGCTTAATACGCGGCTAGCTGCCCCAATCACTCATTTTGAAAAGCCTAGCCATTATAAGCGTAAGCAAATTCGTTCAATGGGGCGAGTGGCACTGATGTCAACGCGTGCAACTGAGCGTGCGCTTGAGCAAGCTGATTTACTTGACCATAAAAGTCTTACCGATGGCTCTACCGGTGTAGCATATGGCTCATCCACCGGCTCAACTCCGCCGCTTCTCGCATTTGCCAATATGATGGAAAGTGGTTCAATGTCTGGTGTTACAGCGACCAGTTATATTCAAATGATGGCGCATACTGCGCCAGTTAACGTTGGTGTTTTTTTTGGTATAAAAGGGCGGGTAATAACCACAAGTTCGGCATGTACATCTGGCTCCCAAGGTATTGGCTACGCTTATGAGGCAATTAAGTTTGGTCGTCAAAAAGTAATGGTAGCAGGGGGAGCTGAAGAACTTTGTATTACGGAAGCGGCAGTTTTCGATACGCTTTATGCGACAAGTATTAAAAATGACACCCCTAAAAATACACCACGCCCATTTGATAAAAGCCGTGACGGTTTAGTTATTGGTGAAGGCGCCGGTACCTTAATACTTGAAGAGTATGAACATGCTAAAGCTAGAGGGGCAAATATATTAGCGGAGGTTGTTGGTTTTGGCTGTAACTCAGACGGCCAACATGTCACTCAACCATCTTCAGATACCATGCAAATTGCTATTGAAATGGCACTGCAAGATGCAAATTTAGCAGCCGACAAAATAGGTTATGTTAATGCTCATGGAACCTCAACTGATAGAGGCGATATTGCTGAATCACATGCAACATTTAACGCCTTAGGTGCCAAACCAATTAGCTCTTTAAAAAGTTATTTAGGGCATACTTTAGGCGCGTGTGGCGCAATTGAAGCATGGGCTAGTATTAATATGATGAGGGATAATTGGTTTGCGCCTACAATAAACTTAACAGAGGTAGATGCTGATTGCGCTGAACTAGATTACATTCAGTCTCAAGGCCGTGAAATTAACACCGATTATGTAATGAGTAATAATTTTGCATTTGGGGGTATTAATACTTCTTTGATTTTTAAGCGCTATAAATCAGCTTAA
- a CDS encoding hotdog family protein has product MNNYSIEQVVPHDSPMILIDQLVDYSDENATCSVTITPQSPFYSEQIEGVPSYIGVEYMAQSIAAYAGALAKDINEAVKIGFLIGTRKYKTHQATFYKSSTLTIFVQKLYQEESGLSVFECQITENKKILCDAKINVFQPENPLKFIRENQ; this is encoded by the coding sequence ATGAATAATTATTCTATAGAGCAAGTTGTACCTCATGATTCACCTATGATTTTAATTGATCAGCTAGTTGATTATAGTGACGAAAATGCAACCTGCTCTGTGACTATTACACCTCAAAGCCCTTTTTATAGTGAGCAAATTGAGGGAGTGCCAAGTTACATTGGTGTTGAGTATATGGCTCAGTCTATTGCGGCTTATGCGGGGGCTTTAGCTAAGGATATTAATGAAGCTGTTAAAATCGGTTTTTTAATCGGTACTCGAAAATATAAAACACATCAGGCCACATTTTACAAAAGCAGCACATTGACTATTTTTGTTCAAAAGCTTTACCAAGAAGAATCTGGATTAAGTGTGTTTGAATGCCAGATAACTGAAAATAAAAAAATACTTTGTGATGCAAAAATAAATGTATTTCAGCCAGAAAATCCGCTGAAATTTATAAGAGAAAACCAATGA
- the fabG gene encoding 3-oxoacyl-ACP reductase FabG: MKKRILVTGSSRGIGKAIALKLATQGYDIAVHCRNGLEQAQQTCEEIHALGQSTTLLQFDVCDRASAKQQIEQDITDNGAYYGVVCNAGITNDMAFPAMQGDDWDSVIRTGLDGFYNVVHPTVMPMVQTRKGGRIITMASVSGIAGNRGQVNYSAAKAGIIGATKALSLELAKRKITVNCVAPGLIETAMTDELPVDDMMKMIPLKRMGTVNEVAGTVAFLMSDDAAYITRQVISVNGGMV; this comes from the coding sequence ATGAAAAAAAGAATTTTAGTGACCGGTTCTAGCCGGGGTATAGGCAAGGCTATTGCACTTAAACTTGCAACTCAAGGCTATGACATTGCAGTTCATTGCAGAAATGGTTTAGAGCAAGCACAACAAACCTGTGAAGAAATACACGCACTAGGACAAAGTACAACACTATTACAGTTTGACGTATGTGATAGAGCTTCAGCAAAACAACAAATTGAACAAGATATTACAGACAACGGTGCTTACTACGGTGTTGTGTGTAACGCCGGAATTACCAACGATATGGCTTTTCCTGCAATGCAGGGTGATGATTGGGATAGCGTAATTAGGACGGGGTTAGATGGTTTTTATAATGTTGTGCACCCAACCGTCATGCCCATGGTACAAACTCGAAAAGGTGGACGCATTATTACTATGGCTTCAGTGTCGGGTATTGCGGGCAACCGAGGACAAGTAAATTACAGCGCAGCGAAAGCAGGTATTATTGGTGCAACTAAAGCACTGTCGCTTGAACTTGCTAAACGAAAAATTACAGTTAATTGCGTAGCTCCTGGATTAATTGAAACAGCAATGACTGATGAACTGCCTGTTGATGATATGATGAAAATGATTCCGCTTAAACGTATGGGTACAGTGAATGAAGTTGCTGGCACGGTTGCATTTTTAATGTCTGATGATGCTGCATACATTACTCGCCAAGTTATTTCAGTTAACGGCGGGATGGTGTAA
- a CDS encoding DEAD/DEAH box helicase, with translation MNFKSFSFSPELIQALDELNYHTLTPIQRSAIPAVRKGKDVLASAQTGTGKTAAFALPIIQKLVESELSTSNAPHALVLAPTRELAEQIANNFKAYAKHTPLKVVSLFGGVNTAGQANALKDGVDVVVATPGRLLDHIRLGNLSLASVKHLVLDEADRMLDMGFIEDMQSVIKSCDEQRQILLFSATFPAAIKQFAAKVLKQPEIVRVDQTNSTASTVQHVVYPVEERRKQELLSELIGKKNWQQVLVFVNMKETADELVKELNLDGIPATVCHGDKSQGNRRRALREFKEGKVRVLVATEVAARGIDIEGLPRVINIDLPWLAEDYVHRIGRTGRAGNQGQAISFVSREEENTLFEIESLIGQKIKRVYLEGYEVSSREVLIDKIGKKPAHLRRSRTNKPTGQATGEARAVNRSRISNVRKSLKGAKLTLKK, from the coding sequence ATGAATTTTAAATCTTTTAGTTTTTCCCCTGAACTTATTCAGGCGTTAGACGAACTTAATTACCACACCCTTACGCCCATTCAGCGTTCAGCTATTCCAGCTGTTCGTAAAGGTAAAGACGTTTTAGCAAGTGCCCAAACCGGCACGGGTAAAACGGCAGCGTTTGCTTTACCTATCATCCAAAAATTAGTTGAATCTGAGCTAAGCACAAGCAATGCTCCGCACGCGTTAGTGCTTGCGCCAACGCGTGAGCTGGCAGAGCAAATAGCAAATAACTTTAAAGCCTATGCAAAACATACTCCTTTAAAAGTAGTGAGCCTATTTGGCGGTGTTAATACCGCAGGCCAAGCAAATGCACTTAAAGACGGCGTAGATGTTGTAGTTGCAACCCCAGGGCGTTTACTTGATCATATTCGTTTAGGTAATTTAAGCCTAGCAAGTGTTAAACACTTAGTACTTGATGAAGCCGACCGTATGCTTGATATGGGCTTTATTGAAGACATGCAAAGTGTAATTAAAAGCTGTGATGAACAGCGCCAAATTTTACTTTTCTCGGCTACCTTCCCCGCAGCTATTAAGCAGTTTGCAGCAAAAGTACTAAAACAGCCTGAAATTGTTCGTGTTGATCAAACCAACAGTACAGCAAGTACGGTACAGCATGTTGTTTACCCAGTCGAAGAGCGACGTAAGCAAGAGCTACTTTCTGAGCTTATTGGTAAAAAGAACTGGCAACAGGTACTTGTGTTTGTAAACATGAAAGAAACGGCGGATGAGCTGGTTAAAGAGCTTAACCTTGATGGTATTCCTGCTACCGTATGTCATGGTGATAAATCGCAAGGTAACCGCCGACGTGCACTTCGTGAATTTAAAGAAGGCAAAGTACGTGTTTTAGTGGCTACCGAAGTTGCTGCACGTGGTATTGATATTGAAGGCTTACCACGAGTCATTAATATTGATTTACCGTGGCTTGCAGAAGATTACGTTCACCGCATTGGCCGTACAGGTCGTGCTGGCAACCAAGGCCAAGCTATTTCGTTTGTAAGCCGCGAAGAAGAAAACACTTTATTTGAAATAGAGTCGTTAATTGGCCAAAAAATCAAGCGTGTTTACTTAGAGGGCTATGAAGTAAGTAGCCGTGAAGTACTTATTGATAAAATAGGTAAAAAGCCAGCGCATTTACGTCGTAGCCGTACTAATAAGCCAACAGGCCAAGCAACAGGCGAAGCACGTGCGGTAAATCGTTCACGTATTTCAAATGTGCGTAAAAGCTTAAAAGGTGCCAAACTTACCCTTAAAAAGTAA